In Janthinobacterium agaricidamnosum NBRC 102515 = DSM 9628, the DNA window GCACACGCATACGGAAATCGTCGGCCTGGAAGGCGACGAGGATGGCTTGACCGGCGCGCGCTGGCGCAACAAGCAGACCGGCGACGAGTGCGATTGCGACGTGCGCCGGGTGTTCCTGTTCGTCGGCGCCGATCCGAATACCGACTGGCTGCATGATTGCGCGGTGGCGGTCGACGAACAAGGCTTTATCCGCACCGGTTTCGACGTCACCCGCGCCGAATGCCGGGCCATGCGACAAGCCGGCGCATCGCCCGGCAAGTCGTCCGGCTTTCCGGACGACTTGCCGGAACGCGCCGCGCTGGAAACCAGCGTGCCGGGCGTGTTCGCGATCGGCGACGTGCGCGCCGGCTCGACCAAGCGGGTCGCGGCGGCGGTCGGCGAAGGCGCGGCGGTGGTATCGCAAATCCACGCCTTCCTGGCCCGCTTGCCGGCCGAGGTCGCGGCGTAAAAGGCGCCGCGGCATCCGGCCCCGATGCGGTATCGGGGCCGGATGCGGTATTTGAGGCCCTCAGTTTTAGCCTCCGAGAAACAATACAAAATAAACAATATCAGTTAACATTATCAACAATGTATTGAAAAAATTTGTGTTGCAAATGAGCCATTTTGATTTGTTTTATGCCAAGCTCTGTTATACTTGCGCCACTGAGCACTTAAGTGACTCCGAGAAATACCAAATGACCCTCTGTTCGACACCGGATTGACTTGTCGAACTGCCCGTCGGCCCAAAAGCTCGCTGACAATTTCAACACTCAAACTTTGTCACACAGGAGCTTCTATGCGTATCAAATCCATCTTGTTCGTACTGGCCGCTGTTGCCGCGCTGAATAGCTCGCTGGCACAGGCCGCCGGCACCAACCTGATCAAAAACGGCGATTTCGAACAAACCACCAATGGCAGCGCGAAACAACTGGGCGCCGACGGCGATACCCGCAGCGACCGCACGCAACTGGTCGACTGGTCGACTTCGGGCTACAACTTCGTGTTCGCGCCGAATACCGCCGATACCACCGGCTCGAATGGCCTGACCTTGTGGGGTCCGAATTCCTACGATGGCCGCGGCCCGCAAAACGGCCTGGGCAACAGCCCGACCGGCGGTAACTTCGTCGCTGCCGACTGGGATTATTTCGCGGCGCCGATCAGCCAATCGGTCAGCGGCCTGGTTTCCGGTCAACAATACACCTTGAGTTTTTCGTATGCAGCAGCCCAGCAATCGGGTTTCAGCGGCGACAATGCGATCAACTATTGGGAAGTCGTGCTGGGTCAATCGGCGGCACAACAAACCGTTTCACTGAGCAATACCAGCCAGGGTTTCACCGGCTGGAAACAAGCCAGCATGACCTTCACCGCCACCGACAGCACCGAATTGCTGTCCTTCATGGCCAA includes these proteins:
- a CDS encoding PEPxxWA-CTERM sorting domain-containing protein, which gives rise to MRIKSILFVLAAVAALNSSLAQAAGTNLIKNGDFEQTTNGSAKQLGADGDTRSDRTQLVDWSTSGYNFVFAPNTADTTGSNGLTLWGPNSYDGRGPQNGLGNSPTGGNFVAADWDYFAAPISQSVSGLVSGQQYTLSFSYAAAQQSGFSGDNAINYWEVVLGQSAAQQTVSLSNTSQGFTGWKQASMTFTATDSTELLSFMAKGGPNGAPPFMLLDSVSLVSAVPEPSTWGMMLVGVGMLGFMVRRRRAAAL